One Sinorhizobium mexicanum genomic region harbors:
- the ugpA gene encoding sn-glycerol-3-phosphate ABC transporter permease UgpA codes for MDTKRTIFPNPVLPYLLLAPQLVITLLFFIWPAGQAVKSSFEREDPFGLSASFVGFQHYVRLLNDPLYLDSLARTAVFAVAVTALSMAFGLALAVAVNRLVRSGRVYTTLLVWPYAVAPVIAGLLWWFLFNSTTGVLAYFLGQLGIRWDHNLNGTHAMILIIIAAAWKQVSYNFLFFLAGLQSVPHSLIEAAAIDGSGPVKRFFTIVLPLLSPTTFFLFIVNVNYTMFDTFGIVDATTAGGPAQATNILVYKVYNDGYLGLNLGSSSAQSVLLMLIVVVLTVIQFRYVERRVQY; via the coding sequence ATGGACACGAAACGCACGATCTTTCCAAACCCGGTGCTGCCCTATCTGCTTCTGGCGCCTCAGCTCGTCATTACGCTCTTGTTCTTCATCTGGCCTGCGGGGCAGGCGGTGAAATCCTCGTTCGAGCGGGAGGATCCCTTCGGGTTATCGGCGAGCTTCGTCGGCTTTCAGCATTATGTGCGGCTTCTCAACGATCCACTCTATCTCGACTCGCTCGCGCGGACGGCCGTCTTCGCCGTCGCCGTGACCGCGCTTTCGATGGCCTTCGGTCTCGCCCTCGCGGTGGCAGTCAATCGCCTGGTGAGAAGTGGACGCGTCTATACGACGCTTCTCGTCTGGCCCTATGCGGTGGCGCCGGTGATTGCCGGCCTGCTATGGTGGTTCCTGTTCAATTCGACGACCGGCGTGCTTGCCTATTTCCTCGGCCAGCTCGGCATCCGGTGGGATCACAATCTGAACGGCACGCATGCGATGATCCTGATCATCATCGCCGCCGCCTGGAAGCAGGTTTCCTACAATTTCCTCTTCTTCCTCGCCGGTCTTCAATCCGTGCCGCATTCGCTGATCGAGGCTGCCGCGATCGATGGCTCCGGCCCGGTCAAGCGGTTCTTCACCATCGTCCTGCCGCTCCTGTCGCCGACCACCTTTTTTCTCTTCATCGTCAACGTCAACTACACGATGTTCGATACGTTCGGCATCGTCGACGCCACGACGGCGGGCGGCCCGGCCCAGGCGACCAATATCCTCGTCTACAAGGTCTATAACGACGGATATCTCGGCCTCAATCTCGGCTCGTCCTCGGCGCAGTCGGTGCTTCTGATGTTGATCGTCGTGGTGCTCACCGTCATCCAGTTCCGCTATGTCGAGCGGCGCGTGCAATATTGA
- the ugpE gene encoding sn-glycerol-3-phosphate ABC transporter permease UgpE: MVENRPFLTFLTHLVLIAGVVIVAFPVYVAFIASTRTREVLVGGMIPLLPGGHLIENYTEVLSASSAANGLPSYTLMALNSLCMALIITCGKIAISILSAFAIVYFRFRFRLLAFWIIFITLMLPVEVRIIPTYKVVADLGMLNSYPGLTVPLIASATATFLFRQFFMTVPDELMEAARVDGSGPLKFFRDILLPLSRTNIAALCVILFIYGWIQYLWPLLVTTDPGYYTLMMGLKRMVAVQDGEVQWHLVMAGAILAMLPPVLVVILMQRLFIRGLTETEK, translated from the coding sequence ATGGTCGAAAACCGCCCGTTTCTCACCTTCCTGACGCATCTGGTCCTGATCGCCGGCGTCGTGATCGTTGCCTTTCCTGTCTATGTCGCCTTCATCGCGTCCACCCGCACACGCGAGGTGCTGGTAGGCGGCATGATTCCGCTCCTGCCGGGTGGCCACCTGATCGAAAACTACACGGAAGTGCTGAGCGCAAGCTCGGCCGCCAACGGCCTGCCGTCCTACACGCTGATGGCGCTGAATTCGCTTTGCATGGCGCTGATCATCACCTGTGGCAAGATCGCGATTTCAATCCTCTCGGCCTTTGCCATCGTCTATTTCCGCTTCCGTTTCCGGCTGCTCGCCTTCTGGATCATCTTCATCACGTTGATGCTTCCAGTCGAGGTACGCATCATCCCGACCTACAAGGTGGTTGCAGACCTCGGCATGCTGAATTCCTATCCCGGCCTCACGGTGCCGCTGATCGCTTCGGCGACCGCCACCTTCCTGTTCCGGCAATTCTTCATGACGGTGCCGGACGAACTCATGGAGGCCGCGCGCGTCGATGGGTCGGGCCCGCTCAAGTTCTTCCGCGATATCCTGCTGCCCCTGAGCCGGACCAATATCGCCGCCCTCTGCGTCATCCTCTTCATCTACGGCTGGATCCAGTATCTCTGGCCGCTGCTGGTCACCACCGATCCCGGCTACTACACGCTGATGATGGGGCTGAAGCGCATGGTCGCCGTCCAGGACGGCGAGGTCCAGTGGCACCTGGTCATGGCCGGCGCCATCCTTGCGATGCTGCCGCCCGTTCTCGTCGTCATCCTCATGCAGCGCCTCTTCATCCGGGGCCTCACCGAAACGGAGAAGTGA
- a CDS encoding sn-glycerol-3-phosphate import ATP-binding protein UgpC, producing the protein MAAIEISDVRKIYAGGVEAVKSVSINIADGEFIVLVGPSGCGKSTLLRMVAGLETISAGTVSIGGRVVNAIEPAERDIAMVFQNYALYPHMTVYENLAYGLKNRKTPKAEIEARVAEAARMLEIEPYLDRKPRALSGGQRQRVAMGRAIVRKPAAFLFDEPLSNLDAKLRVSMRGEIKRLQKRLGTTSLYVTHDQLEAMTLADRLVVLNGGRIEQIGRPLDVYHTPASTFVASFIGSPAMNLVKGVLDGGRLQIGAQSIDLGDRAPSSGSVTVGLRAEDLRLASVGEQALLFRVDYVEELGAQRLVHGAIDDHIVTVALAPETPLSASLAITIAPERLHFFAPDDGRRLGEPKSATGNASTTARTISLEPVL; encoded by the coding sequence ATGGCCGCTATCGAAATCAGCGACGTCCGCAAGATCTATGCTGGCGGCGTCGAGGCGGTGAAATCCGTCTCGATCAATATCGCCGACGGCGAGTTCATCGTGCTGGTCGGCCCGTCTGGCTGCGGCAAGTCCACGCTGTTGCGCATGGTCGCGGGACTGGAGACGATCAGCGCCGGCACCGTGTCGATCGGCGGCCGCGTCGTGAATGCAATAGAGCCGGCCGAGCGCGATATCGCCATGGTCTTCCAGAACTACGCGCTCTATCCGCACATGACGGTCTACGAAAACCTCGCCTATGGCCTGAAGAACCGCAAGACGCCGAAGGCCGAGATCGAGGCGCGTGTCGCCGAGGCGGCGCGCATGCTTGAGATCGAGCCTTATCTCGACCGCAAGCCGCGGGCGCTTTCCGGCGGTCAACGCCAGCGCGTCGCCATGGGACGGGCGATCGTCCGCAAGCCCGCCGCCTTCCTCTTTGACGAACCGCTGTCGAACCTCGATGCAAAGCTCCGGGTGTCCATGCGCGGCGAGATCAAGCGGCTGCAGAAGCGCCTCGGGACCACCTCGCTCTATGTTACGCACGACCAGCTCGAGGCGATGACGCTTGCCGATCGCCTCGTCGTCTTGAACGGTGGCCGGATCGAACAGATCGGCCGCCCGCTCGATGTCTATCACACACCGGCCTCGACCTTCGTCGCGAGCTTCATCGGCTCGCCGGCGATGAACCTCGTCAAGGGCGTTCTCGACGGCGGCCGGCTCCAGATCGGCGCGCAGTCGATCGACCTCGGTGATCGGGCGCCGTCGAGCGGATCGGTAACCGTTGGCTTGCGCGCGGAGGACCTGCGTCTCGCAAGCGTCGGCGAGCAGGCTCTTCTCTTCCGGGTCGACTACGTCGAGGAACTGGGAGCGCAACGCCTCGTTCACGGCGCAATCGACGATCATATTGTCACCGTCGCGCTTGCGCCGGAGACACCACTTTCGGCCAGTCTCGCCATTACCATCGCGCCCGAGCGCTTGCATTTCTTCGCGCCGGACGACGGCAGGAGGCTCGGCGAACCGAAATCGGCAACGGGCAACGCGTCGACCACGGCGCGAACCATAAGCCTGGAACCAGTACTGTGA
- a CDS encoding endonuclease, with amino-acid sequence MIESTAARLAVPSQEARTGFARTERTVAAHDAIMGRLETMNTIEIGGAPPVRGPLAFPLCVAAWNLERCLFARESAARLRATGASLVLLSEMDNGMARTGQRHPTAEIAAALSMQYAYGVEFIELGLGSDEEREFCKDDFNEKGFHGNALLSATLLARPFMLRLWGERPWFTNGGDQPRIGERLAIGAMIETPAGPFVAVSTHLESAAKPAYRERQAKELIEALDVAFPGLPILIGGDLNTGNHAGGDFEAEGLFAMSAARGFTRHGGPIGGMTTRPSLITRRPKRAMKYDWFLSRGLRIGESRIIHSLDPSGRPLSDHDLITCVVEGFE; translated from the coding sequence GTGATTGAATCGACCGCGGCAAGGCTTGCCGTACCTTCGCAGGAGGCGCGGACGGGTTTTGCCCGGACCGAGCGCACAGTTGCCGCCCACGACGCCATCATGGGTAGGCTCGAGACAATGAATACGATCGAGATCGGCGGCGCGCCGCCCGTGCGAGGGCCGCTTGCCTTTCCGCTCTGCGTCGCGGCATGGAATCTTGAACGCTGTCTGTTCGCCAGGGAGAGCGCCGCCCGTCTTCGCGCCACCGGCGCCTCGCTTGTTCTGCTTTCGGAGATGGACAACGGCATGGCGCGCACCGGCCAGCGGCATCCGACCGCTGAGATCGCCGCCGCGCTCTCCATGCAATATGCTTACGGGGTCGAATTCATCGAACTCGGACTGGGCTCCGACGAGGAGCGCGAATTCTGCAAGGACGACTTCAACGAGAAGGGCTTCCACGGCAATGCGTTGTTGTCGGCGACGTTGCTTGCCCGCCCGTTCATGCTACGGCTCTGGGGCGAGAGGCCGTGGTTCACGAACGGCGGCGACCAGCCGCGTATTGGCGAGCGCCTTGCCATCGGTGCCATGATCGAGACCCCAGCGGGCCCTTTCGTCGCGGTTTCGACCCATCTCGAAAGCGCCGCTAAGCCCGCCTACCGCGAGCGGCAGGCCAAGGAACTGATCGAGGCGCTGGATGTGGCATTTCCGGGGCTCCCGATCCTGATCGGCGGCGATCTCAATACCGGCAATCACGCCGGCGGCGACTTCGAGGCCGAGGGGCTGTTTGCGATGAGCGCCGCGCGCGGCTTTACGCGGCACGGCGGTCCGATCGGTGGCATGACGACGCGCCCGAGCCTCATCACCCGCCGGCCGAAGCGGGCCATGAAATACGACTGGTTTCTCTCGCGCGGCTTGAGGATCGGTGAGAGCCGGATCATTCATTCCCTCGATCCTTCGGGCCGGCCGCTGTCCGACCACGACCTCATCACCTGTGTCGTTGAGGGCTTCGAATAG
- a CDS encoding YifB family Mg chelatase-like AAA ATPase: MVARVSTVAFQGIEGVPVDVQVMVAPGKVGMQIVGLPDKAVAESRERVQAALHASGLALPAKRVTVNLAPADLPKEGSHFDLAIALGLMAALGAVPADALTGYVVIGELNLDGTIAAVAGALPAAIGANALGKGLICPAESGPEAAWAGSEIDILAPRSLIAIANHFRGTQVLSRPEPAIRAAAANLPDLADIKGQESAKRALEVAAAGNHNLLMVGPPGSGKSMLAARLPSILPPLSPAELLEVSMVHSIAGQLPGGKLSDRRPFRAPHHSATMAALIGGGLRAKPGEASLAHHGVLFLDEFPEFSPQVLDALRQPLETAECIIARANHRVSYPAAIQLVAAMNPCRCGMAGEPGRTCARGPRCMTDYQARISGPLMDRIDIRIDVPAVSAADLLRPMAAEPSAAVAKRVARARALQADRFAALGHPELTNNARASTTMIEKIAEPDATGLQLLRDAAEKMKFSARGYHRVLKVARTLADLDEAPTVGRIHLAEAISYRVAGERLPVAA, translated from the coding sequence ATGGTCGCGCGTGTCAGCACGGTTGCATTCCAGGGGATTGAAGGTGTTCCGGTCGATGTGCAGGTGATGGTTGCACCCGGCAAGGTCGGCATGCAGATCGTCGGCCTGCCGGACAAGGCGGTCGCTGAAAGCCGCGAGCGCGTCCAGGCGGCGCTGCACGCCTCGGGACTGGCGCTGCCGGCCAAGCGGGTCACAGTCAATCTGGCGCCGGCCGACCTGCCAAAGGAAGGTAGCCATTTCGACCTCGCCATCGCCCTCGGGCTGATGGCGGCGCTCGGTGCCGTTCCGGCGGATGCGCTCACCGGCTACGTCGTCATCGGTGAACTCAATCTGGACGGCACCATTGCCGCCGTCGCTGGCGCGTTGCCTGCTGCCATCGGCGCCAACGCGCTCGGCAAGGGCCTGATCTGCCCGGCGGAAAGCGGCCCAGAAGCCGCCTGGGCCGGATCGGAAATCGACATCCTCGCGCCGCGCAGTCTGATCGCCATCGCCAACCATTTTCGCGGCACGCAGGTGCTCTCCCGCCCCGAGCCCGCCATACGGGCTGCCGCTGCCAACCTGCCCGATCTCGCCGACATCAAGGGCCAGGAGAGTGCCAAGCGGGCGCTGGAGGTGGCCGCTGCTGGCAACCATAATCTATTGATGGTCGGTCCTCCCGGCTCCGGCAAGTCGATGCTTGCCGCACGCCTGCCGTCGATCCTGCCACCGCTTTCGCCGGCGGAATTGCTCGAAGTCTCGATGGTCCATTCGATCGCGGGTCAGTTGCCGGGCGGCAAGCTTTCCGACCGGAGGCCGTTTCGCGCGCCGCACCATTCGGCCACCATGGCCGCCCTGATCGGGGGCGGGCTCAGGGCGAAGCCCGGTGAGGCATCGCTCGCCCACCACGGCGTGCTCTTTCTCGACGAGTTTCCGGAGTTTTCGCCGCAGGTCCTCGACGCGCTGCGCCAACCGCTCGAAACCGCCGAATGCATCATCGCGCGTGCCAATCACCGTGTCAGCTATCCGGCGGCGATCCAGCTCGTCGCGGCGATGAACCCCTGCCGTTGCGGCATGGCGGGTGAGCCCGGGCGCACATGCGCCCGCGGTCCGCGCTGCATGACCGATTATCAGGCGCGGATTTCCGGACCGCTGATGGACCGCATCGATATCCGCATCGACGTCCCGGCCGTCAGTGCTGCGGACCTCCTCCGCCCGATGGCGGCCGAACCGAGTGCAGCCGTCGCCAAGCGCGTCGCCCGCGCCCGCGCGCTGCAGGCGGACCGCTTCGCCGCGCTCGGCCATCCGGAGCTCACGAACAATGCCCGCGCATCTACGACGATGATCGAGAAGATCGCCGAGCCAGACGCCACCGGCCTGCAGCTCCTACGCGACGCTGCGGAGAAGATGAAGTTCTCGGCGCGCGGCTACCACCGGGTGCTGAAGGTGGCCCGCACGCTTGCCGACCTCGACGAGGCGCCGACCGTTGGCCGCATCCATCTTGCCGAAGCGATTTCCTACCGTGTTGCCGGTGAGCGATTGCCGGTGGCGGCGTAG
- a CDS encoding ArsR/SmtB family transcription factor translates to MQEIDIMKALANERRLQILAWLKEPLAHFPPQVDGDLIEDGVCAVLIADKLAISPATLSEHMRVLSQAGLVRAKRIKQWVFYKRDEARIRAAKTLIQESL, encoded by the coding sequence ATGCAAGAGATTGATATCATGAAAGCGCTCGCCAACGAACGGCGGCTTCAGATTCTCGCCTGGCTCAAAGAGCCGCTGGCCCATTTCCCGCCGCAGGTGGACGGAGATCTCATCGAGGACGGCGTCTGCGCCGTGTTGATAGCGGACAAGCTCGCCATTTCCCCGGCGACGCTGAGCGAGCACATGCGTGTTCTGTCTCAGGCCGGGCTTGTGCGCGCGAAGCGGATCAAGCAATGGGTCTTCTACAAACGTGACGAGGCGCGAATCAGGGCGGCGAAAACGCTGATCCAGGAGAGCTTGTGA
- a CDS encoding threonine/serine dehydratase, with protein sequence MMIDTSVSQTRIREAEALIRPYIRRTPILRVDMADFGRAPLSVGLKLECLQHSGSFKARGAFTNLVGRAVPPAGVVAASGGNHGAAVAYAASRLGVPATIFVPDVTSPAKAARIRSYGAKLVVGGERYADALSASEMFVKEAGVRAIHAYDQTETLIGQGTIGLEIEQDLPDIDTLLVAVGGGGLIGGIAAWFAGRTRVIAVEPEGSPTLHMALDAGRPVDAPAEGIAADSLAPKRVGALMFPIAQAYVERSILVGDDEIKQAQAALWDTIRIVAEPGGAAAFAALLSGKYTPEPGEKVCVLICGANTTAVHFD encoded by the coding sequence ATGATGATTGATACCTCCGTTTCACAGACACGCATCCGGGAGGCGGAAGCTCTGATCCGTCCCTACATTCGGCGCACGCCCATTCTCCGCGTCGACATGGCGGATTTCGGCCGAGCGCCCCTGTCTGTCGGACTCAAGCTCGAATGTTTACAGCATTCCGGATCGTTCAAGGCGCGGGGCGCCTTCACCAATCTGGTCGGACGAGCCGTGCCGCCGGCCGGTGTTGTCGCCGCGTCGGGTGGCAATCATGGTGCCGCGGTCGCCTATGCGGCAAGCCGCTTGGGCGTTCCCGCGACAATTTTCGTGCCAGATGTGACGTCACCCGCCAAAGCGGCCCGGATCCGAAGCTATGGTGCAAAGCTGGTTGTCGGGGGCGAGCGCTATGCGGATGCCCTTTCGGCAAGCGAAATGTTCGTGAAAGAGGCAGGCGTGCGTGCTATCCACGCCTACGACCAGACTGAGACTTTGATCGGCCAGGGAACCATCGGCCTGGAGATAGAACAGGACCTGCCGGACATTGACACTTTGCTGGTTGCCGTCGGCGGAGGCGGATTGATTGGCGGCATAGCAGCCTGGTTTGCCGGACGGACGCGAGTCATCGCGGTGGAGCCCGAAGGCTCGCCGACGCTGCACATGGCGCTCGACGCCGGCCGGCCGGTTGATGCTCCCGCCGAGGGAATTGCCGCCGATTCCCTAGCGCCGAAGCGGGTCGGCGCACTGATGTTCCCCATCGCCCAAGCTTACGTCGAGCGCTCGATCCTTGTCGGTGACGACGAAATCAAACAGGCGCAGGCAGCACTGTGGGACACGATACGGATCGTCGCGGAACCGGGCGGTGCAGCGGCCTTTGCCGCCCTATTGAGCGGAAAATATACGCCGGAGCCAGGCGAGAAAGTCTGCGTCCTTATATGCGGCGCAAATACAACAGCGGTCCATTTCGACTGA
- the cysK gene encoding cysteine synthase A, producing MSETRKPGRGRVFSSITETIGDTPIVRLDKLAKEKGVKANLLAKLEFFNPIASVKDRIGVSMIESLEAQGKIGPGRTTLIEPTSGNTGIALAFVAAAKGYKLILTMPETMSVERRKMLYLLGAELVLTEGAKGMKGAIAKAQELTETLPDAIIPQQFENPANPEIHRKTTAEEIWNDTEGGVDILVSGIGTGGTITGAGQVLKARKPSVKVIAVEPEESPVLSGGEPGPHKIQGIGAGFAPAILDTSIYDEVITVNAGEAVEAARLVARLEGVPVGISAGAALQAAIEVGQREENAGKNIVVIIPSFAERYLSTALFEGLGA from the coding sequence ATGTCCGAAACGCGCAAGCCCGGCCGCGGCCGCGTCTTTTCCTCGATCACCGAGACGATCGGCGACACTCCCATCGTGCGGCTGGACAAGCTCGCAAAAGAGAAGGGCGTAAAGGCGAATCTCCTCGCCAAGCTTGAATTCTTCAATCCGATCGCCTCGGTGAAGGACCGCATCGGCGTCTCCATGATCGAGTCGCTCGAGGCTCAGGGCAAGATCGGGCCCGGCCGCACGACCCTCATCGAGCCGACATCGGGCAATACGGGCATCGCGCTCGCCTTCGTTGCAGCCGCCAAAGGCTATAAACTGATCCTCACCATGCCGGAGACAATGTCGGTCGAAAGGCGCAAGATGCTTTACCTGCTTGGCGCGGAGCTCGTTCTGACGGAAGGCGCCAAGGGCATGAAGGGCGCGATCGCCAAGGCGCAGGAGCTCACCGAGACGCTTCCCGACGCCATCATTCCGCAGCAGTTCGAAAATCCGGCCAATCCGGAAATCCACCGCAAGACGACGGCCGAGGAAATCTGGAACGACACCGAAGGCGGCGTCGATATTCTGGTCTCGGGCATAGGCACAGGCGGCACGATCACCGGCGCCGGCCAGGTCCTGAAGGCGCGCAAGCCTTCGGTCAAGGTCATTGCGGTGGAGCCTGAAGAGTCTCCCGTACTTTCCGGCGGCGAACCCGGTCCGCACAAGATCCAGGGGATCGGCGCCGGCTTCGCGCCGGCGATCCTCGATACGAGCATCTACGACGAGGTGATCACCGTGAATGCGGGCGAAGCGGTGGAAGCCGCCCGCCTCGTCGCGAGACTCGAGGGCGTGCCGGTCGGCATTTCAGCAGGCGCTGCGCTCCAGGCCGCAATCGAGGTGGGTCAGCGCGAAGAGAACGCAGGCAAGAACATTGTCGTGATCATTCCCTCGTTTGCGGAGCGCTATCTATCGACAGCACTGTTCGAGGGCCTGGGGGCGTAA
- a CDS encoding LysE family translocator produces MTLAALLAYSGALFIAAAIPGPGITALVARALGSGFRETFFMGLGLILGDMTYLTAVVLGLAFVAQTFTAAFLIVKIAGALYLGYIAWKLWTAGLLSQDIQAKKSASAAMSFLSGLMVTLGNPKTMLFYVALVPTLIDLAAIGPEDYSLLLAATFLVLLTVLVPYMLLAARARSLLKQPKALKALNRAAAGILAGTAAYIATRAS; encoded by the coding sequence GTGACACTCGCGGCCCTTCTCGCCTATAGCGGCGCCCTCTTCATCGCCGCAGCCATTCCCGGCCCCGGGATAACGGCGCTGGTTGCGCGGGCACTCGGCTCCGGCTTTCGTGAAACCTTTTTCATGGGCCTCGGACTGATTCTTGGCGACATGACCTATCTGACGGCCGTGGTGCTCGGACTCGCCTTCGTCGCCCAGACCTTCACCGCGGCCTTTCTGATCGTGAAGATCGCCGGTGCGCTCTATCTCGGTTACATCGCCTGGAAGCTTTGGACCGCCGGCCTGTTGTCGCAGGACATACAGGCGAAAAAATCGGCGAGCGCGGCGATGTCTTTCCTGTCGGGGCTCATGGTGACGCTCGGCAACCCCAAGACGATGCTGTTCTATGTTGCGCTCGTGCCGACGCTCATCGATCTCGCAGCGATCGGCCCCGAGGATTACAGCCTGCTATTGGCGGCAACCTTCCTCGTCCTTCTTACGGTGCTGGTGCCTTACATGCTGCTCGCGGCCCGCGCCCGTTCGCTCCTGAAGCAGCCGAAGGCGCTCAAGGCATTGAACCGCGCAGCCGCCGGCATTCTTGCCGGAACGGCGGCCTACATCGCCACTCGCGCGAGCTGA
- a CDS encoding LysE family translocator, translating to MPEIQNLVGFALIALGMVLTPGPNMIYLISRSICQGPAAGLISLGGVAFGFVFYMVFAALGITALLLAVPFAYDALRFAGAVYLLYLAWQAVRPGGRSPFQVRDLPKDGPRKLFLMGLVTNLLNPKVAVLYLSLLPQFIRPEQGDILLQSLVFGGLQIMISVTVNALIAVTAGSIAAFLAGRPLFMLVQRWLMSTVLASLAVSMAAEARR from the coding sequence ATGCCCGAAATCCAGAACCTTGTCGGCTTTGCCCTGATTGCGCTCGGCATGGTGCTGACGCCCGGCCCGAACATGATCTACCTGATCTCGCGTTCCATCTGCCAGGGACCGGCGGCGGGCCTCATCTCACTCGGAGGCGTGGCGTTCGGTTTCGTCTTCTACATGGTCTTTGCCGCGCTTGGCATCACCGCATTGCTGCTGGCGGTTCCTTTCGCCTACGACGCCTTGCGTTTTGCCGGAGCGGTTTACCTGCTTTATCTCGCCTGGCAGGCAGTCCGGCCCGGCGGCCGCTCGCCCTTCCAGGTGCGCGACCTGCCGAAGGACGGGCCGCGCAAGCTCTTTCTGATGGGGCTTGTCACCAACCTGCTCAACCCGAAGGTGGCAGTCCTCTACCTTTCGCTGCTGCCGCAATTTATCCGCCCCGAACAGGGCGACATCCTTCTCCAGTCGCTCGTCTTTGGCGGCCTGCAGATCATGATCAGCGTCACCGTTAACGCCTTGATCGCGGTGACGGCGGGCTCGATCGCCGCCTTCCTTGCCGGCCGCCCGCTCTTCATGCTGGTGCAGCGGTGGTTGATGAGCACCGTGCTTGCGAGCCTTGCCGTCAGCATGGCGGCGGAGGCGCGCAGATAA
- a CDS encoding gamma-glutamylcyclotransferase has product MMTTPGKPRPLSLTPAHVAKVDRAIADGGPGPGAVLHSDADYDEWVARMIRSHPAPGSPTMLFAYGSLIWRPEIEHVGETVGVARGWHRSFCFRMIRFRGTPEQPGLMMALDRGGQCRGVLYELPDDDLEGQFGKLFRREFTYKPPNSMPRWIKVETASGPVPALAFVMNRASPLYAGRLSLEAVAEVLACACGHVGSGAEYLLNTVAHLEARGIRDRNLWRLQALVAECIERNNGTAHANETAERLMIRRPV; this is encoded by the coding sequence ATGATGACGACACCCGGCAAACCAAGACCGCTCAGCTTGACCCCGGCCCACGTCGCAAAGGTTGACCGGGCGATTGCCGACGGCGGCCCGGGGCCGGGCGCTGTACTCCACAGCGATGCGGACTACGACGAATGGGTGGCGCGGATGATAAGGAGCCATCCGGCTCCGGGGTCGCCAACGATGCTCTTCGCCTATGGATCGTTGATCTGGAGGCCGGAGATCGAACATGTCGGCGAAACGGTCGGTGTTGCCCGGGGCTGGCATCGCTCCTTCTGTTTCCGCATGATCCGCTTCCGGGGAACGCCCGAACAGCCGGGCCTCATGATGGCGCTCGATCGCGGGGGACAATGCCGAGGCGTGCTCTACGAATTGCCGGACGATGACCTCGAGGGGCAATTCGGAAAACTCTTCCGGCGCGAATTCACCTATAAGCCGCCCAACAGCATGCCGCGCTGGATCAAGGTCGAGACGGCCTCCGGGCCGGTGCCGGCCCTGGCCTTCGTCATGAACCGCGCTTCGCCGCTCTATGCCGGACGTCTCTCTCTCGAAGCCGTTGCCGAGGTCTTGGCTTGCGCCTGCGGTCATGTCGGCTCGGGGGCGGAGTATCTGCTCAACACCGTGGCGCATCTCGAGGCCAGGGGCATCCGGGACCGCAATCTATGGCGCCTGCAAGCGCTCGTCGCAGAGTGCATCGAGCGCAACAATGGAACGGCGCATGCGAACGAGACCGCCGAGCGCCTGATGATCAGGCGCCCGGTCTGA
- a CDS encoding DMT family transporter: MDSELKRGSVEMTTAMLISGTIGWFVLMSGQPVTGVVFWRCVFGALTLIALAAMLGLIDFRQLKPRVVFLSTLGGVAIVVNWLLLFAAYSRASISIATMVYNTQPFMLLGLGALFLGERITVTKLFWLSVSFAGMMAIVSAKPGGGFDPDHYLSGIALAIGAAFFYAVAALVTKLLTGTPPHLIALIQVFTGAIMLAPFTLSAPLPEGAWQWTLLVAVGVVHTGIMYILLYGAIQRLPTHMTGALSFIYPIAAILVDRVAFGHELQAVQIAGSVAILLAAAGMNLGWSLRSVPLFKRAIRPGA; encoded by the coding sequence ATGGATAGCGAACTGAAGCGCGGAAGTGTTGAGATGACGACGGCAATGCTGATTTCGGGGACCATCGGCTGGTTCGTGCTGATGTCCGGCCAGCCGGTCACAGGTGTGGTATTCTGGCGCTGCGTCTTCGGTGCGCTGACGCTGATCGCGCTCGCGGCAATGCTCGGGCTCATCGACTTCCGCCAGCTAAAGCCGCGCGTCGTCTTCCTTTCCACGCTTGGCGGCGTGGCCATCGTCGTCAACTGGCTCCTGCTTTTTGCCGCCTACTCGCGCGCATCGATCTCGATCGCCACGATGGTCTACAACACGCAGCCCTTCATGCTGCTCGGTCTCGGCGCCCTGTTTCTGGGCGAACGGATCACCGTTACCAAGCTTTTCTGGCTTTCGGTCTCATTCGCGGGAATGATGGCGATCGTCTCCGCCAAACCCGGCGGCGGCTTCGATCCCGACCATTATCTGTCCGGCATCGCGCTTGCGATCGGCGCGGCCTTCTTCTACGCCGTCGCCGCGCTCGTCACCAAGCTTCTCACCGGCACGCCGCCGCATCTGATCGCGCTCATCCAGGTCTTCACCGGGGCGATCATGCTGGCGCCCTTCACTCTCTCCGCGCCGCTGCCGGAGGGCGCGTGGCAATGGACCTTGCTCGTCGCTGTCGGCGTCGTCCATACCGGCATCATGTATATCCTGCTCTACGGAGCGATCCAGCGGCTGCCGACCCATATGACCGGCGCGCTCTCCTTCATCTATCCGATCGCCGCGATCCTCGTCGATCGGGTGGCTTTCGGTCACGAATTGCAGGCGGTACAGATCGCCGGCTCGGTGGCGATCCTCTTGGCCGCGGCCGGCATGAATCTCGGCTGGAGCCTTCGGTCGGTCCCGCTTTTCAAGCGCGCAATCAGACCGGGCGCCTGA